The following is a genomic window from candidate division KSB1 bacterium.
TTCGACTCCTGCTTGCCTGACTCCGCAACGAAAGACCCTCTACCATACGTAACAGATCACCTCTCCACCCACGTGATCGCGCAAGGCCTGCTTGTGCGTCAGAATCCCCTTGGAGGTGGAGAGGATG
Proteins encoded in this region:
- a CDS encoding 30S ribosomal protein S8, producing ILSTSKGILTHKQALRDHVGGEVICYVW